The Vigna unguiculata cultivar IT97K-499-35 chromosome 6, ASM411807v1, whole genome shotgun sequence genome contains a region encoding:
- the LOC114188883 gene encoding LOW QUALITY PROTEIN: receptor-like protein kinase ANXUR1 (The sequence of the model RefSeq protein was modified relative to this genomic sequence to represent the inferred CDS: inserted 1 base in 1 codon) has product MRFRAKSLLFLVCVLVLLKGIRGAWKEETGSLILGCGLDEGGAEDADGRRWSSDKKFLATKGDSITSKASFQDPSLTSEIPYMSARIFKSETTYKFPVEPDKRYWLRLHFYPSLYASFDTNEAYFSVDANGVTLLTNFSASVTCEALSLAYIDREYSLSPLSSDTLTLTFRPSDKYSGTFAFVNGIQLIQMPDLFESAPMIGFDDQTMDMTTMNLQTMFRLNVGGSXISPVQDSGLTRMWYDDTPYIYGAATGVTNKAEKNVTINYQSMAEYIAPVDVYSTYRSMGGDKNLNMGYNLTWMFHVDTNAMYLVRLHFCDFYFSKINEIAFKIFVNNQTAQAQADVIGWTGGIGVPTYKDYVIYVEGGKSNELLWLALHPDPETKPEFYDAILNGVEIFKINETDLSAPNPLISDLLLKQHQEEEAGFFVHKTSHHTVIGGAAGGAAGFAFMAVLCVAVYNKKKKEPGSEGQTGWLPIYLSSNGSKISKSGKSACSSTLSAMSQGLCRYFSLQEITQATQNFDESNVIGVGGFGKVYKGVIDNGVKVAIKRSNPQSEQGVNEFQTEIEMLSKLRHKHLVSLIGFCEEHNEMCLVYDYMALGTMREHLYKGNKPMATLSWKQRLEICIGAAKGLHYLHTGAKYTIIHRDVKTTNILLDENWNAKVSDFGLSKTGPNMNTGHVSTVVKGSFGYLDPEYFRRQQLTEKSDVYSFGVVLFEALCARPVLNPNLSKEQVSLAEWALLCKKKGTLEDIIDPSLKGNINPESLKKFADTAEKCLSDHGAARPSMNDLLWNLEFALNLQENVNGEGGATNSAPAEKSEFEDIILAEKERARLYKNLSLESDIDINNDLTDNHQDFSQLVSPKGR; this is encoded by the exons ATGCGTTTCCGTGCAAAAAGTCTCTTGTTTCTCGTCTGTGTTCTTGTTTTGTTGAAAGGCATTCGTGGGGCATGGAAGGAGGAGACAGGGTCTTTGATCTTGGGTTGTGGATTGGATGAAGGAGGTGCCGAAGATGCTGATGGAAGAAGATGGAGTTCTGATAAAAAGTTCTTGGCGACAAAAGGTGATTCAATCACATCCAAAGCCTCTTTCCAAGACCCTTCTCTTACGTCTGAGATTCCATACATGTCAGCACGCATTTTCAAATCTGAGACAACATACAAATTCCCCGTTGAACCTGACAAGCGTTATTGGCTCAGGCTCCATTTTTACCCCTCTCTTTATGCCAGTTTTGATACCAATGAGGCATATTTCTCCGTGGATGCAAATGGGGTTACCCTCCTCACCAATTTCAGCGCCTCAGTGACTTGTGAGGCCCTCTCACTAGCTTACATTGACAGAGAGTATTCCCTTTCTCCTCTGAGTTCAGATACCTTGACTCTCACTTTCAGGCCTTCTGATAAATACAGCGGTACATTCGCTTTTGTTAATGGCATTCAGCTTATCCAAATGCCCGATTTGTTTGAATCTGCACCAATGATAGGGTTTGATGACCAAACCATGGATATGACAACTATGAATCTTCAAACCATGTTTAGACTAAATGTCGGGGGCA TCATATCTCCAGTCCAAGATTCGGGACTCACAAGGATGTGGTATGATGACACACCTTATATTTATGGGGCAGCCACCGGTGTGACCAACAAAGCTGAGAAGAATGTCACAATCAACTATCAGAGCATGGCAGAGTATATTGCTCCTGTTGATGTCTATTCCACATATAGATCAATGGGGGGAGATAAAAATCTCAACATGGGCTACAATCTCACTTGGATGTTCCATGTTGATACCAATGCCATGTACCTAGTAAGGTTGCATTTCTGTGATTTCTACTTCTCCAAGATCAATGAGATTGCGTTCAAAATCTTTGTGAACAACCAAACGGCACAAGCTCAAGCCGATGTGATTGGTTGGACAGGAGGCATAGGAGTGCCAACTTATAAGGACTATGTGATATATGTTGAAGGTGGAAAGAGTAATGAGTTGCTGTGGCTCGCACTTCACCCTGACCCTGAGACAAAGCCTGAGTTCTACGATGCCATACTCAATGGAGTGGAGATATTCAAGATCAATGAGACAGACTTATCTGCTCCCAATCCTCTGATTTCAGACTTGCTACTCAAACAGCACCAGGAGGAGGAAGCAGGTTTCTTCGTCCACAAAACAAGTCATCATACTGTTATCGGTGGAGCTGCAGGAGGTGCTGCTGGTTTTGCTTTTATGGCTGTGTTGTGTGTTGCTGTGTAcaacaagaagaagaaagaacCAGGGTCAGAGGGTCAAACTGGCTGGCTTCCAATCTATTTAAGCTCAAACGGTAGCAAAATCAGCAAGTCTGGAAAGAGCGCGTGCAGTTCCACCTTGTCTGCCATGTCTCAAGGTCTTTGCCGATATTTCTCCTTGCAAGAGATAACGCAAGCAACCCAGAATTTTGATGAGTCTAACGTCATTGGGGTTGGTGGATTTGGAAAGGTTTACAAGGGTGTCATTGATAATGGAGTGAAGGTGGCAATCAAGAGGTCCAACCCACAGTCAGAACAAGGAGTTAATGAATTTCAAACGGAAATTGAGATGCTTTCCAAGCTGAGACACAAGCATTTGGTGTCCCTGATTGGTTTCTGCGAGGAACATAATGAGATGTGTTTGGTTTATGACTACATGGCTCTTGGCACCATGAGAGAGCATCTTTATAAGGGCAACAAACCTATGGCTACTCTGTCATGGAAGCAAAGGTTGGAGATTTGCATTGGAGCTGCAAAAGGGCTTCACTACCTTCACACTGGGGCAAAGTACACCATCATTCACAGAGATGTCAAAACAACAAACATTCTCCTGGATGAAAACTGGAATGCCAAGGTTTCAGATTTTGGCTTGTCAAAAACTGGTCCAAATATGAACACTGGTCATGTTAGCACTGTGGTGAAGGGTAGTTTTGGGTACTTGGATCCTGAATACTTCAGGAGGCAACAGTTGACTGAAAAATCTGATGTTTACTCATTTGGGGTTGTTCTGTTTGAAGCCCTGTGTGCCAGGCCTGTTCTCAATCCTAACCTTTCAAAGGAACAGGTTAGTCTTGCTGAATGGGCATTGCTTTGCAAGAAAAAAGGAACTCTGGAGGATATCATTGATCCTTCTCTCAAGGGAAATATCAATCcagaaagcttgaaaaagttTGCAGACACGGCTGAGAAGTGTTTGTCCGATCATGGAGCTGCTCGTCCCTCCATGAATGATCTATTGTGGAATCTTGAATTTGCTCTCAATCTGCAAGAAAATGTCAATGGTGAGGGTGGTGCAACTAATTCTGCCCCTGCTGAGAAAAGTGAGTTCGAAGATATAATCTTGGCAGAAAAGGAGAGAGCACGCCTCTATAAAAACCTGAGCCTTGAAAGTGATATTGACATTAACAACGATTTGACAGACAATCACCAAGACTTCTCACAACTTGTCAGTCCGAAAGGACGATGA